One Malus domestica chromosome 11, GDT2T_hap1 genomic region harbors:
- the LOC103447775 gene encoding zinc finger protein CONSTANS-LIKE 3 — MYGHNSTAFPCAPDFQYHQGSHEALPLQYHHDHLVSAEFSSSCSSGCSSHGASPISNRAHECYGNPAPNLIQRSVSSHSLQKTRGTHKLVSDLLESETVPVRRVYSTGDLDLQTINSMHSNGVQVVQHLQYGGYNRSSESSPLSSESSMIIEGMSKACPYSPEEKKERIERYRSKRNQRNFNKTIKYACRKTLADSRPRIRGRFARNDEIEKNSNVQWSNMSGEEDEEEDDSWINLLDAFSSIESNSII, encoded by the exons ATGTACGGTCACAACAGCACCGCATTCCCATGCGCCCCCGATTTTCAGTATCATCAGGGCTCGCATGAGGCTCTTCCACTGCAGTACCATCACGACCACCTTGTCTCCGCCGAGTTCAGCAGCAGCTGTAGCAGCGGCTGCAGCAGCCACGGAGCCTCGCCGATCAGCAACAGGGCTCACGAGTGCTACGGAAACCCGGCCCCAAACCTGATTCAGCGCAGCGTCAGCAGCCATTCACTGCAGAAGACTCGCGGGACCCACAAGCTGGTCTCCGACTTGCTGGAGTCAGAGACCGTCCCGGTCCGCCGGGTGTATAGCACTGGGGATTTGGATTTGCAG ACGATCAATAGCATGCATAGTAACGGGGTGCAAGTGGTACAGCACTTGCAATATGGTGGTTATAACAGATCATCAGAAAGTAGTCCGCTGTCGAGTGAGAGCAGTATGATAATAGAAGGGATGAGCAAAGCTTGCCCGTACAGTCCcgaggagaagaaagagagaattgAGAGGTACAGAAGCAAGCGCAACCAAAGAAACTTCAACAAGACCATAAAG TATGCTTGTAGGAAGACATTGGCGGACAGCCGGCCGCGCATCAGAGGCCGGTTTGCTAGGAACGACGAAATTGAGAAGAATTCAAATGTTCAATGGAGCAACATGAgtggggaagaagatgaggaggaggacgatAGTTGGATCAACCTTCTTGATGCATTTTCTTCAATCGAATCTAATTCCATAATCTAG